In a single window of the Necator americanus strain Aroian chromosome X, whole genome shotgun sequence genome:
- a CDS encoding hypothetical protein (NECATOR_CHRX.G26591.T1), with translation MKLAIILLIMISKTFSLWCVDGNDCDATCSFCEGAACLRVQRQHPTRGVTTAMTCLPHDSLVHAYHPEGCRTELATGEKLCLCSGRDFCNSSKSTHLSFLFICLLVFLL, from the exons ATGAAACTCGCCATCATTCTTCTCATTATGATATCCAAAA ccTTTTCGTTGTGGTGCGTGGATGGTAACGACTGCGACGCAACGTGCTCTTTTTGTGAAGGTGCTGCCTGCCTTCGTGTCCAGAG GCAACACCCGACTCGTGGCGTTACGACAGCGATGACGTGCTTACCGCACGACTCCCTCGTTCACGCCTATCACCCGGAAGGTTGTCGAACTGAGCTTGCCACCGGCGAAAAGTTGTGCCTATGTTCTGGGCGAGATTTTTGTAACTCATCCAAAAGTACACATCTTTCATTCCTATTTATCTGTTTGTTGgtgtttttgttataa
- a CDS encoding hypothetical protein (NECATOR_CHRX.G26590.T1), which produces MARNAEKAMTALARWRRLKEEEEKGPIAKRPHDTNLCHNLGDAERFRREIAKEIAKKIALIQNPGLGEFKIRDLNDEINKMIRIKYAWEMRIRELGGMDYRKISSRELDKEGREVASNKGYKYFGAAKDLPGVRELFEESKELEQMRKTRAELMKNVDADYYGYLDDDDGLLIPLEKEEEKRAIEQAEQYFAEHGAERFQKEYGDDLEEDIYKIRDDSDGEDIDTKESIVVGEDGKQMTIKHVLVPTQKDIEEMIIERKKQELMEKYLSSN; this is translated from the exons ATG GCACGAAATGCGGAGAAGGCAATGACTGCATTGGCGCGGTGGCGCCGTttgaaagaggaagaagaaaag GGACCGATAGCTAAGAGACCTCACGATACAAACCTCTGTCACAACCTTGGAGATGCTGAGCGGTTTCGTCGGGAG ATCGCTAAAGAGATCGCAAAGAAGATTGCTCTCATCCAAAATCCTGGTCTTGGCGAGTTCAAGATTCGGGACCTCAACGATGAAATTAATAAGATGATCCGTATTAAATATGCTTGGGAAATGAGGATCAGAGAACTAGGAGGCATGGACTACAG GAAAATTTCATCTCGAGAGCTTgataaagaaggaagagaggTAGCGTCCAACAAAGGTTATAAATATTTCGGTGCCGCTAAAGATCTACCTGGTGTTCGGGAACTGTTCGAGGAATCAAAGGAGTTAGAG CAAATGCGGAAGACACGAGCAGAACTTATGAAAAACGTTGATGCAGACTACTATGGTTATTTGGATGATGATGACGGATTGTTAATACCGttggaaaaggaagaagagaaaagagctATTGAACAAGCTGAGCAG TACTTTGCTGAACATGGTGCTGAAAGATTCCAAAAAGAATATGGAGACGATTTAGAAGAAGATATATACAAAATTCGCGAT GATTCGGATGGTGAAGATATCGACACAAAAGAATCGATCGTTGTTGGAGAAGATGGGAAACAGATGACGATTAAACACGTACTG GTACCAACTCAAAAAGATATTGAGGAAATGATTATCGAAAGGAAGAAACAGGAACTCATGGAGAAGTACCTATCTTCCAACTGA
- a CDS encoding hypothetical protein (NECATOR_CHRX.G26592.T1), giving the protein MMDVRGIVLLMRCPRRRGEASNRKRPVVVGGREGKFCGEIWCPGSAPATWRRRKPEGHFRGGCDHPGDVEAIGRGDSRSGLGPGWTVGAVELPIKAPEFSGKSFSRCEDARYLAADERCRASSASCRSCRPVFAVGAVDLGSNCRVVRQQFETVDSMNSPPDAQHDLPLIDFTFHERIRHFIASAPRTFVGVGVVDVEDPFFISSDNGVRPVESAASGEQLSADVRVSLAVAVAQRIWEPVTELFTIPRDHSPLLRVDTDSQDWQQNAAHLHMDVAPPDSSVSRTILRSVDQSEAHLRVSCFRL; this is encoded by the exons ATGATGGACGTTAGGGGCATTGTGTTGCTAATGAGATGCCCACGTAGGCGAGGAGAAGCTAGCAACAGAAAAAGACCTGTAGTGGTCGGAGGCCGGGAAGGGA AATTCTGTGGCGAAATCTGGTGTCCTGGCAGTgctccggcgacttggaggcgaagaaaacccgaaggtcattttcgaggtggttgCGATCATCCAGGTGATgttgaagcgatcggaagaggtgatAGTCGCTCGGGGTTAGGTCCGGGCTGGacggtgggtgcggtagaacttcccatcaaagctccagaattttctgggaagtcttttTCGCGATGTGAGGACGCGCGTTATCTTGCAGCAgacgaacgttgtcgagcttcgagTGCTTCTTGccgatcttgtcggccagtctttgcagttggcgcagtagacctcggcagtaactgtcgtgttgttcGGCaacagttcgaaacggtagattccatgaattccccaccagacgctcagcatgaccttcccCTCATCGATTttacctttcacgaaaggatccggcatttcatcgccagcgcaccacgcacgtttgtgggtgtgggtgtggttgacgtagaggacccatttttcatctccagtgacaatggtgtccggccagtcgaatctgcggcttctggagagcagctgagtgcagatgttcgggtgtctttggcggttgccgttGCTCAACGCATTTGGGAGCCAGTGACCGAgcttttcaccattccgagagatcacAGTCCACTGCTCAGGGTGGACACggacagccaagactggcagcaaaatgccgcacaccttcatatggatgttGCTCCGCCAGACTCTTCAGTtagtcgaacgatattgcggtcggtcgaccagagcgaggctcatcttcgagtttcttgtttccggctttga
- a CDS encoding hypothetical protein (NECATOR_CHRX.G26593.T1), producing the protein MKVCGILLPVLAVRVHPEQWTVISRNGEKLGHWLPNALSNGNRQRHPNICTQLLSRSRRFDWPDTIVTGDEKWVLYVNHTHTHKRAWCAGDEMPDPFVKGKIDEGKVMLSVWWGIHGIYRFELLPNNTTVTAEVYCANCKDWPTRSARSTRSSTTFVCCKITRVLTSRKRLPRKFWSFDGKFYRTHRPART; encoded by the coding sequence atgaaggtgtgcggcattttgctgccagtcttggctgtccGTGTCCACCCTGAGCAGTGGACTgtgatctctcggaatggtgaaaagcTCGGTCACTGGCTCCCAAATGCGTTGAGCaacggcaaccgccaaagacacccgaacatctgcactcagctgctctccagaagccgcagattcgactggccggacaccattgtcactggagatgaaaaatgggtcctctacgtcaaccacacccacacccacaaacgtgcgtggtgcgctggcgatgaaatgccggatcctttcgtgaaaggtaaAATCGATGAGgggaaggtcatgctgagcgtctggtggggaattcatggaatctaccgtttcgaactgttGCCgaacaacacgacagttactgccgaggtctactgcgccaactgcaaagactggccgacaagatcggCAAGAAGCActcgaagctcgacaacgttcgtcTGCTGCAAGATAACGCGCGTCCTCACATCGCGAaaaagacttcccagaaaattctggagctttgatgggaagttctaccgcacccaccgtCCAGCCCGGACCTAA
- a CDS encoding hypothetical protein (NECATOR_CHRX.G26591.T2) — MRVPFTIPFFSSSRPRLYALPFDKKNSSFVTANSPFEYCRRRWPPGRTISGCDAPMKLAIILLIMISKTFSLWCVDGNDCDATCSFCEGAACLRVQRQHPTRGVTTAMTCLPHDSLVHAYHPEGCRTELATGENSNPANSSELVEQDDLPLSLTYDQRREDDLL; from the exons ATGCGAGTTCCATTCACAATTCCATTCTTCTCGTCTTCTCGGCCACGTCTTTATGCTCTTCCGTTTGACAAGAAGAACTCCAGCTTCG TAACTGCCAATTCACCTTTTGAGTATTGCCGACGACGTTGGCCTCCTGGTCGGACAATATCCGGCTGCGATGCTCCGATGAAACTCGCCATCATTCTTCTCATTATGATATCCAAAA ccTTTTCGTTGTGGTGCGTGGATGGTAACGACTGCGACGCAACGTGCTCTTTTTGTGAAGGTGCTGCCTGCCTTCGTGTCCAGAG GCAACACCCGACTCGTGGCGTTACGACAGCGATGACGTGCTTACCGCACGACTCCCTCGTTCACGCCTATCACCCGGAAGGTTGTCGAACTGAGCTTGCCACCGGCGAAAA ctcgaacccggcaaactcctcagaactcgttgaacaagacgATCTGCCGCTCTCTTTAACATATGACCAAAGACGCGAAGACGacttactttag
- a CDS encoding hypothetical protein (NECATOR_CHRX.G26594.T1), with product MNSPPDAQHDLPLIDFTFHERIRHFIASAPRTFVGVGVVDVEDPFFISSDNGVRPVESAASGEQLSADVRVSLAVAVAQRIWEPVTELFTIPRDHSPLLRVDTDSQDWQQNAAHLHMDVAPPDSSVSRTILRSVDQSEAHLRVSCFRL from the coding sequence atgaattccccaccagacgctcagcatgaccttcccCTCATCGATTttacctttcacgaaaggatccggcatttcatcgccagcgcaccacgcacgtttgtgggtgtgggtgtggttgacgtagaggacccatttttcatctccagtgacaatggtgtccggccagtcgaatctgcggcttctggagagcagctgagtgcagatgttcgggtgtctttggcggttgccgttGCTCAACGCATTTGGGAGCCAGTGACCGAgcttttcaccattccgagagatcacAGTCCACTGCTCAGGGTGGACACggacagccaagactggcagcaaaatgccgcacaccttcatatggatgttGCTCCGCCAGACTCTTCAGTtagtcgaacgatattgcggtcggtcgaccagagcgaggctcatcttcgagtttcttgtttccggctttga